A DNA window from Enoplosus armatus isolate fEnoArm2 chromosome 9, fEnoArm2.hap1, whole genome shotgun sequence contains the following coding sequences:
- the LOC139290590 gene encoding transcription factor E2F3-like produces MVLLSPLHPCSQMEILAKRRLALDDSDHQYQSEPARTPRGRGGAAATNGARLKTPRTPKSPPEKTRYDTSLGLLTKKFVDLLAQSSDGVLDLNLAAETLQVQKRRLYDITNVLEGIHLIKKKSKNNIQWMGCSLLEVEGALSQRQRLTAEVSALGDEEQRLEQLIQRCSLDVRHMSELQSNQKYAYVTYQDIKQLGNLRDQTVIVVKAPTDTKLEVPDPDESLSIHLTSTKGPIEVLLCPDEENDPRSPVKNGNMDINGNSPFLKVLQGFPSVAPPSSSAAVSVTTLSPISSPYTSLLQQTEDQIPSSLGPFLNLGPPLLDQDDYLLGLGDDQGISDLFDACDFDKMPSLGLEDLLCS; encoded by the exons GCAAAAAGGCGGTTGGCGCTTGATGATTCCGACCACCAGTACCAGTCTGAACCAGCCAGGACTccaagaggcagaggaggggcTGCAGCAACCAATGGGGCAAGGCTAAAGACACCCAGAA CGCCCAAGTCTCCACCAGAGAAGACTCGGTATGACACGTCCCTGGGCCTGTTGACGAAGAAGTTTGTGGACCTTCTTGCTCAGTCTTCTGACGGCGTTTTGGACCTCAACCTCGCCGCTGAAACTTTACAG GTACAGAAAAGACGGCTGTATGATATCACCAATGTACTAGAAGGCATTCACCTCATCAAGAAGAAATCAAAGAACAACATTCAGTGGAT GGGCTGTAGTCTGTTGGAGGTAGAGGGGGCTCTgagccagagacagagactgacagCGGAGGTTTCTGCGCTTGGAGATGAAGAGCAGAGACTTGAACAACTCATCCAGAGATGCAGCCTGGATGTGAGACACATGAGCGAGTTGCAAAGCAACCAGAA ATATGCCTATGTAACGTACCAAGACATCAAACAGCTGGGAAACCTCAGAGACCAGACGGTTATTGTTGTCAAAGCGCCCACAGACACCAAACTAGAAGTACCAGACCCTGATGAG AGTTTGTCCATCCACCTGACCAGCACTAAGGGTCCTATTGAAGTCCTGCTGTGCCCAGATGAGGAGAATGACCCCAGGAGTCCTGTAAAAAATGGCAACATGGACATCAATGGGAACTCGCCTTTCCTCAAAGTCCTTCAAGGTTT CCCCTCCGTGGCTCCACCTTCCTCTTCCGCAGCTGTGTCCGTCACTACTCTCTCCCCCATCTCGTCCCCTTACACCAGTCTTCTCCAGCAGACAGAAGATCAGATTCCTTCATCCCTGGGGCCTTTCTTAAACCTTGGGCCTCCTCTTCTGGACCAAGATGACTACCTTTTAGGTTTGGGAGATGACCAGGGAATCAGCGACTTGTTTGACGCCTGTGACTTTGATAAAATGCCCTCTCTTGGCCTGGAGGATCTCCTGTGCAGCTAG